One window of Clarias gariepinus isolate MV-2021 ecotype Netherlands chromosome 21, CGAR_prim_01v2, whole genome shotgun sequence genomic DNA carries:
- the LOC128509248 gene encoding uncharacterized protein LOC128509248 — protein MMELIIKVLSGETWSVHVNPSDTIGELKQQIAPLFNATPSQLRLSISNGQNLQLDCDQKTVRDYGLSSGSTVMLLISATPPPFQVFVKNEKGQTRTYEITNDETVDQLMRKIYERERTPIDQQRLIYSGQQLESGKRLQDYNIVTGSTIYMTLRLRGG, from the coding sequence ATGATGGAGCTCATCATCAAAGTCCTGAGTGGAGAAACGTGGTCCGTGCACGTGAACCCGAGTGATACCATTGGTGAACTCAAGCAACAGATCGCCCCGCTCTTTAATGCAACACCTTCACAGCTGAGGCTTTCCATCTCCAATGGACAAAACCTGCAGCTCGACTGTGATCAGAAGACGGTGAGAGATTACGGCCTGAGCTCAGGATCCACCGTGATGCTGCTGATCTCCGCGACACCTCCGCCGTTTCAGGTGTTCGTGAAGAACGAGAAAGGGCAGACGAGAACATATGAAATCACTAATGATGAAACCGTTGATCAGTTGATGAGAAAGATATATGAAAGAGAAAGAACACCAATCGACCAGCAGCGACTGATCTACAGTGGTCAACAGCTAGAGTCTGGAAAGAGGCTGCAGGATTACAACATTGTTACTGGAAGCACTATTTACATGACCCTCCGTCTGCGTGGAGGCTGA